Proteins encoded together in one Methanobrevibacter sp. V74 window:
- a CDS encoding DUF2098 domain-containing protein, with amino-acid sequence MVFDARGLEITLDSHVRYVDTGTMGKVIDLKSESGSEWVMLDKTELWYRSDLVELLEEKDIKKSSFYDREDDGEIDIDAMKEKARKLEDIELDSNVAEGGG; translated from the coding sequence ATGGTTTTTGATGCAAGGGGATTGGAAATTACTCTAGATTCTCATGTTAGATATGTTGACACAGGAACAATGGGTAAGGTCATTGATTTAAAATCAGAAAGTGGCTCAGAATGGGTAATGCTTGATAAAACCGAATTATGGTATCGTTCCGATTTAGTTGAATTGCTTGAAGAAAAGGACATTAAAAAATCTTCCTTTTATGATAGGGAAGATGATGGTGAAATTGACATCGATGCAATGAAAGAAAAAGCAAGAAAATTGGAAGATATTGAATTAGATTCTAATGTTGCTGAAGGTGGAGGTTAA
- a CDS encoding PRC-barrel domain-containing protein has translation MKIKEFIGSTVLDKNANVVGRVDNVDFDTETGKIDTITLTLQKNIFSKDELEISFEDIATIGAYVILSTEITYENEEVEEDEEVKTVEIEVEE, from the coding sequence ATGAAAATTAAAGAATTTATCGGATCTACCGTTTTAGACAAAAATGCAAATGTAGTCGGAAGAGTTGATAATGTTGATTTTGACACTGAAACTGGTAAAATTGACACAATCACTTTAACCTTGCAAAAAAATATTTTCTCTAAAGATGAACTCGAAATCAGCTTTGAAGATATTGCAACTATCGGTGCATATGTTATCTTAAGCACTGAAATCACATACGAAAATGAAGAAGTAGAAGAAGACGAAGAAGTTAAAACTGTTGAAATTGAAGTTGAAGAATAG